One stretch of Gammaproteobacteria bacterium DNA includes these proteins:
- a CDS encoding VOC family protein encodes MQIRAPRTAEGIVTIKAIHHVSVIVADTGVALVFYRDILGLEVSPSRPDLGYPGAWLNVGSGQIHLLELPNPDAVDGRPEHAGRDRHLALLVGDLREVSRSLDRHEVPYTRSRSGREAIFCRDPDGNGIELVETASVG; translated from the coding sequence ATGCAGATCCGGGCACCGAGAACCGCGGAGGGAATCGTGACCATCAAGGCCATCCATCACGTCAGCGTCATCGTCGCCGATACCGGTGTCGCGCTGGTATTCTACCGGGATATCCTGGGCCTGGAGGTTTCTCCGTCCCGCCCGGATCTGGGTTACCCGGGGGCCTGGTTGAACGTCGGGTCGGGCCAGATTCACCTGCTGGAATTGCCGAATCCCGATGCGGTTGACGGCAGGCCGGAGCATGCGGGACGTGACAGGCACCTGGCGCTGCTCGTCGGCGACCTGAGGGAGGTCTCCCGGTCCTTGGATCGTCATGAGGTTCCTTATACCCGCAGTCGATCCGGACGAGAGGCGATCTTCTGTCGTGATCCCGATGGAAACGGGATTGAATTGGTCGAAACGGCTTCCGTTGGGTAG